In the Desulfovibrio sp. genome, one interval contains:
- a CDS encoding DnaA/Hda family protein: MREQWSEISENLKKMLHSGVFKVWIAPLQAQVHAGGLLLTAPNAFVASWLEGKMLATLREAAAPVLGLEPAAVDVRITAATDAHAPVASAQAANARPVANGQTSGIVPAACVQQTAPIQLSAAANSAAISSHDDTDSFAHTSAVLGSAFSGLAAGAAPAYQETPLPAARPQLQATLPISSAPAYRLATNWRYSFADFVVGPTNNMAVAAAQDVSRSSGCVRTLFMNSAPGLGKTHLAQAVGRAIAEERSGARVGYLTAEDFASRFVAALRTHDIENFKSRFRDLDVLLLEDVHFLQGKEKMQDMALAVVKNLQAKGGRVIFTSSFSPRDLQKVDSQLVSHFCSGILTDIGRPNEDMRRHILERKAKTFQVLLPDSVCELLASRLDGDVRQMESCLNSLIFKARLLNCGLNLDLAMEVLSQYAEISCGPDLPTIVRLVCESYGLNERQLNSRSRRKECVIGRNTVYYLARKHTELTLEEIGGKFNRRHSTVIKGITSVERELSRETTLGRQIARAMKLIERNAGMGA; encoded by the coding sequence ATGCGCGAACAATGGTCAGAAATTTCTGAAAATCTCAAGAAAATGCTGCATTCCGGCGTTTTCAAGGTCTGGATTGCACCCCTGCAGGCTCAAGTGCACGCCGGGGGGCTTTTGCTTACCGCGCCCAATGCCTTTGTTGCCAGCTGGCTTGAAGGCAAGATGCTTGCTACCCTGCGAGAGGCTGCCGCCCCGGTTCTGGGTCTTGAGCCTGCAGCGGTGGATGTGCGTATCACCGCAGCCACCGATGCCCATGCGCCTGTAGCTTCTGCACAGGCAGCCAACGCGCGCCCTGTTGCCAACGGCCAGACCTCGGGGATCGTTCCCGCTGCGTGTGTGCAGCAGACCGCGCCCATTCAGCTTTCTGCCGCTGCAAATTCTGCAGCCATCAGCAGCCACGATGACACCGACTCTTTCGCGCACACGTCTGCCGTGCTGGGCTCTGCGTTTTCCGGCCTTGCGGCTGGCGCTGCCCCCGCCTATCAAGAAACGCCGCTACCTGCCGCCAGACCCCAGCTACAGGCCACCCTGCCCATAAGCAGCGCGCCCGCATACCGTCTGGCCACCAACTGGCGCTATTCTTTCGCCGATTTTGTTGTTGGCCCCACCAACAACATGGCCGTAGCCGCAGCGCAGGATGTGAGCCGCAGCAGTGGCTGTGTGCGTACCCTGTTCATGAATTCCGCTCCCGGTCTTGGCAAGACCCATCTGGCCCAGGCCGTTGGCCGCGCCATTGCAGAGGAACGCAGCGGCGCCCGCGTGGGTTACCTTACCGCCGAAGATTTTGCCTCGCGCTTCGTGGCTGCCCTGCGCACCCACGACATAGAAAATTTCAAATCACGCTTCCGCGACCTTGATGTGCTGCTGCTTGAAGACGTTCATTTTCTTCAGGGCAAAGAAAAGATGCAGGACATGGCGCTAGCCGTGGTGAAAAACCTTCAGGCCAAGGGCGGTCGGGTTATCTTTACCTCTTCCTTTTCTCCCCGCGACCTGCAAAAGGTCGACAGCCAGCTGGTTTCACATTTCTGCTCGGGCATTCTGACCGATATCGGCCGCCCCAACGAAGACATGCGCCGCCACATTCTTGAACGCAAGGCCAAGACGTTTCAGGTGCTTTTGCCCGATTCCGTTTGCGAACTGCTGGCCAGCCGCCTCGATGGCGACGTGCGCCAGATGGAATCGTGCCTCAACAGCCTGATCTTTAAGGCGCGCCTGCTCAATTGCGGGCTCAACCTTGATCTGGCCATGGAAGTGCTGAGCCAGTACGCCGAGATTTCGTGCGGCCCCGACCTGCCCACCATAGTGCGCCTTGTGTGCGAAAGTTACGGGCTCAACGAGCGCCAGCTCAACTCGCGCTCGCGCCGCAAGGAATGCGTTATTGGCCGCAATACCGTGTACTACCTTGCGCGTAAACACACAGAACTTACCCTCGAAGAAATCGGTGGCAAATTCAACCGCCGTCACTCCACGGTTATCAAGGGCATTACCAGCGTGGAACGTGAACTTTCAAGAGAAACAACCCTTGGCCGCCAGATTGCCAGGGCCATGAAACTTATCGAACGCAATGCGGGCATGGGCGCGTAA
- a CDS encoding ATP-binding cassette domain-containing protein — MLEVHISLKRGNFELELGFHLAECGIAVIFGPSGSGKTSLINCIAGLEKPDAGRIVCHGQTCFDSDLAINLPPEKRRLGYVFQDARLFPHLSVRENLCFGQRFHPVPPSRTVPNIDDVADLLDIGPLLHRPPANLSGGEKQRVAIGRALLCRPRLMLMDEPLSSLDMNLKEGLLTYIARIPSQWHVPVLYVTHSPEETHTLGNSMLLLRNGRLEAQGTVDATLCKARQMGLLPCSTFSLSGAPHEAPCPA; from the coding sequence ATGCTGGAAGTACACATCAGCCTGAAACGAGGCAACTTTGAGCTTGAGCTGGGCTTTCACCTGGCCGAATGCGGCATAGCTGTTATTTTTGGCCCTTCCGGCTCTGGCAAAACCAGCCTTATCAATTGCATTGCCGGGCTGGAAAAGCCCGATGCCGGTCGCATTGTCTGCCACGGCCAAACCTGCTTTGATTCAGATCTGGCAATAAACCTGCCTCCGGAAAAAAGGCGTCTTGGCTACGTCTTTCAGGATGCCCGCCTGTTTCCACACCTTTCTGTGCGCGAAAATCTTTGCTTTGGTCAACGCTTTCACCCGGTACCGCCGTCGCGGACAGTCCCGAACATTGACGATGTGGCCGACCTGCTCGACATCGGCCCCCTTTTGCACCGCCCCCCTGCCAATCTCTCTGGCGGCGAAAAGCAGCGGGTGGCCATTGGCCGCGCCCTGCTTTGCAGGCCCCGCCTCATGCTCATGGACGAACCGCTTTCGTCGCTGGACATGAATCTCAAGGAGGGGCTTTTGACCTACATCGCGCGTATTCCCAGCCAATGGCATGTGCCAGTGCTCTATGTCACCCACTCGCCGGAAGAAACCCACACACTCGGCAACAGCATGCTGCTATTGCGCAATGGCCGCCTTGAGGCCCAGGGAACTGTAGACGCAACCCTGTGCAAAGCCCGCCAGATGGGTCTTTTGCCCTGTAGCACCTTTAGCCTGTCAGGAGCCCCGCATGAAGCCCCTTGCCCTGCCTGA